From the bacterium genome, the window AGCAGAAATAGTCGCCAGACTAAAAAAGGCATAAGCCAGAAAACAACTACTGACATGAATATGTAGCCAGGGGCTTTGAAGGGCGGGCATAAGTGGTTTTGTCTGCCAGGTAAAGGTTAAACTGGTGATTATTCCAGCCGCGGATAAAAGTGTTGTCCAGACACCAAGATTAACCCATTGAAACCATTTAAGCCCAACTAACCAGATTATGGGTATCAGCCAGCTTAAAAAAAGCAAAGATTCGTAGAGATTGGTAAATGGTGGATGACCTGTGTTAATGCTTAAAATAACCAACCCGAGTGTCTGGATAATAAGCCCTGCAGAGATAAGAATTATCCTACCTTTCTGCTTGAAATTAGGAATTACGGATAAAAGATAAACAATGACAACGACTCCAAATAAGATTTTA encodes:
- the ccsA gene encoding cytochrome c biogenesis protein CcsA, whose amino-acid sequence is MPDKILFGVVVIVYLLSVIPNFKQKGRIILISAGLIIQTLGLVILSINTGHPPFTNLYESLLFLSWLIPIIWLVGLKWFQWVNLGVWTTLLSAAGIITSLTFTWQTKPLMPALQSPWLHIHVSSCFLAYAFFSLATISAIVSLFKDKEKRFSEVTIYLIKLGFPLLTFGIISGAIWAYFAWGRYWGWDPKEVWALITWLYYALFLHLRFIGVSKKTLSYLAIVGLLVILFTFLGVSFLVSGLHSYL